The following proteins come from a genomic window of Lolium rigidum isolate FL_2022 chromosome 5, APGP_CSIRO_Lrig_0.1, whole genome shotgun sequence:
- the LOC124658229 gene encoding uncharacterized protein LOC124658229, with the protein MAAMGLGRFTHWLWPGTAARVASHELPGTALTGASFPDFPSGFREPDAVTFSSAGAGGRRARQRRARSQRRGRGECRVDREYDMVVVPSDGGGCLSGSESDDSDWSIGWLEPQAPEMQTDGDPETGFAVLVPCYRRGLAEQPRAPEGRFLGAGALADGRLSDGNNFVEQWLSSLQN; encoded by the exons ATGGCGGCCATGGGGCTGGGCCGATTCACCCACTGGCTGTGGCCGGGcacggcggcgcgggtggccagcCACGAGCTCCCCGGCACGGCCCTGACGGGCGCCTCCTTCCCGGACTTCCCCTCCGGCTTCCGGGAGCCGGACGCCGTCACCTTCTCGAGCGCCGGCGCAGGCGGCCGCCGCGCGCGGCAGCGGAGGGCCAGGAGCCAGCGCCGCGGCCGCGGGGAGTGCAGGGTCGACAGGGAGTACGACATGGTCGTCGTGCCGTCCGACGGCGGCGGGTGCCTGTCCGGGTCGGAGTCCGACGACTCCGACTGGTCCATCGGCTGGCTCGAGCCGcaggcgccggagatgcagacggACGGTGACCCCGAGACCGGCTTCGCCGTCCTCGTGCCCTGCTACCGCCGTGGCCTCGCCGAGCAGCCCAGGGCGCCCGAGGGCCGCTTCCTGGGCGCTGGCGCTCTCGCCGACGGACGCCTCTCTG ATGGAAATAATTTTGTAGAGCAGTGGCTTTCTTCTCTTCAGAACTGA